In a single window of the Solea senegalensis isolate Sse05_10M linkage group LG1, IFAPA_SoseM_1, whole genome shotgun sequence genome:
- the e2f5 gene encoding transcription factor E2F5 isoform X2 has product MEFETTETVRSTPSRHEKSLGLLTMKFVSLLQEAKDGVLDLKVAADSLAVKQKRRIYDITNVLEGVGLIEKKNKNIIQWRGENTGSQTQEMLEQVKDLKTQISELEAQEKELDNQKAWLEENIKHLNRDPNTCTYRFVTHEDICGAFSGETLLAVLAPAGTQLEGQSGQKKYQVNLRSHSAPIQVLLINRDSDCTVPVVVPVPPTDDICPVLTPPNTPASLQRFPVSLSLNSTSNTTSSSYCSQDSLCSNHQMVLPQHDEMLTPSSTPADEQMESHPVASLEQHMDLVDPEFQSVLDVSSLLKLHTAGDHMKDDREGTVDLIDELMSADGIDYSFNLDDNEGVCDLFDVQILNY; this is encoded by the exons ATGGAGTTTGAGACGACGGAGACTGTGCGCTCCACACCGAGTCGACACGAGAAAAGTTTGGGACTCCTCACAATGAAGTTCGTCAGCCTGCTACAAGAAGCTAAGGATGGCGTCCTGGATTTAAAAGTG GCTGCAGACAGTTTGGCAGtaaaacagaagaggaggataTATGACATCACTAATGTACTGGAAGGTGTGGGGCTGattgagaagaaaaacaagaatattaTCCAGTGGAG GGGTGAGAACACGGGCAGCCAAACTCAAGAGATGCTGGAGCAGGTAAAGGATCTGAAGACTCAAATCTCTGAGCTGGAGGCCCAAGAGAAAGAGCTGGACAACCAGAAGGCCTGGCTGGAGGAGAACATCAAACATCTGAACCGTGATCCCAACACCTGCAC TTACAGATTTGTGACACATGAAGATATCTGCGGGGCCTTCAGTGGAGAAACTCTTCTTGCTGTTTTGGCTCCTGCTGGGACACAACTGGAG GGTCAGAGTGGTCAGAAGAAGTACCAGGTGAACCTACGCAGCCACTCGGCTCCCATCCAGGTCCTGCTCATCAACAGAGATTCAGACTGCACGGTACCCGTGGTCGTCCCGGTGCCGCCCACTGACGACATCTGTCCAGTGCTGACTCCGCCCAACACCCCCGCCAGCCTGCAGAGGTTCCCCGTCTCGCTGTCGCTGAACTCCACCTCCAACACCACCAGCTCCTCCTACTGCAGCCAGGACTCCCTGTGCTCCAACCACCAGATGGTGCTGCCACAACATGATGAAATGCTGACGCCCTCATCCACCCCTGCTGATGAGCAGATGG AGAGTCATCCAGTGGCATCGCTGGAGCAGCACATGGACCTTGTGGACCCAGAGTTCCAGTCAGTGCTGGACGTGAGCAGCCTGCTGAAGCTCCACACTGCTGGAGACCACATGAAGGACGACAGAGAAG GAACTGTCGATCTGATTGATGAGCTCATGTCTGCTGATG GCATCGATTACAGCTTCAACCTGGACGACAACGAGGGAGTGTGCGACCTGTTTGACGTGCAGATCCTCAACTACTGA
- the e2f5 gene encoding transcription factor E2F5 isoform X1, which translates to MEFETTETVRSTPSRHEKSLGLLTMKFVSLLQEAKDGVLDLKVAADSLAVKQKRRIYDITNVLEGVGLIEKKNKNIIQWRGENTGSQTQEMLEQVKDLKTQISELEAQEKELDNQKAWLEENIKHLNRDPNTCTYRFVTHEDICGAFSGETLLAVLAPAGTQLEVPLPEMGQSGQKKYQVNLRSHSAPIQVLLINRDSDCTVPVVVPVPPTDDICPVLTPPNTPASLQRFPVSLSLNSTSNTTSSSYCSQDSLCSNHQMVLPQHDEMLTPSSTPADEQMESHPVASLEQHMDLVDPEFQSVLDVSSLLKLHTAGDHMKDDREGTVDLIDELMSADGIDYSFNLDDNEGVCDLFDVQILNY; encoded by the exons ATGGAGTTTGAGACGACGGAGACTGTGCGCTCCACACCGAGTCGACACGAGAAAAGTTTGGGACTCCTCACAATGAAGTTCGTCAGCCTGCTACAAGAAGCTAAGGATGGCGTCCTGGATTTAAAAGTG GCTGCAGACAGTTTGGCAGtaaaacagaagaggaggataTATGACATCACTAATGTACTGGAAGGTGTGGGGCTGattgagaagaaaaacaagaatattaTCCAGTGGAG GGGTGAGAACACGGGCAGCCAAACTCAAGAGATGCTGGAGCAGGTAAAGGATCTGAAGACTCAAATCTCTGAGCTGGAGGCCCAAGAGAAAGAGCTGGACAACCAGAAGGCCTGGCTGGAGGAGAACATCAAACATCTGAACCGTGATCCCAACACCTGCAC TTACAGATTTGTGACACATGAAGATATCTGCGGGGCCTTCAGTGGAGAAACTCTTCTTGCTGTTTTGGCTCCTGCTGGGACACAACTGGAGGTGCCACTACCAGAAATG GGTCAGAGTGGTCAGAAGAAGTACCAGGTGAACCTACGCAGCCACTCGGCTCCCATCCAGGTCCTGCTCATCAACAGAGATTCAGACTGCACGGTACCCGTGGTCGTCCCGGTGCCGCCCACTGACGACATCTGTCCAGTGCTGACTCCGCCCAACACCCCCGCCAGCCTGCAGAGGTTCCCCGTCTCGCTGTCGCTGAACTCCACCTCCAACACCACCAGCTCCTCCTACTGCAGCCAGGACTCCCTGTGCTCCAACCACCAGATGGTGCTGCCACAACATGATGAAATGCTGACGCCCTCATCCACCCCTGCTGATGAGCAGATGG AGAGTCATCCAGTGGCATCGCTGGAGCAGCACATGGACCTTGTGGACCCAGAGTTCCAGTCAGTGCTGGACGTGAGCAGCCTGCTGAAGCTCCACACTGCTGGAGACCACATGAAGGACGACAGAGAAG GAACTGTCGATCTGATTGATGAGCTCATGTCTGCTGATG GCATCGATTACAGCTTCAACCTGGACGACAACGAGGGAGTGTGCGACCTGTTTGACGTGCAGATCCTCAACTACTGA